The segment GTAAAGACCCTCGGGCCCCGGCCCCGGTTCTCGGGCTGTGGTAGGATGCCCCGCAACCCGGATTGCGGAGTGCCGCCATGCCTTCCTTCGACGTCGTGTCCGAAGTCGATCTGCACGAAGTGAACAACGCCGCCGATCAGGCCAACCGCGAGATCGGTACACGCTTCGATTTCAAGGGCAGCGATGCCAAAGTGGAGATCGTCGACGATACCCTCACCCTGGATGCCCAGAGTGCGTTCCAGGTCGACCAGATGCGTGACATCCTGGAGAAGAAGCTCGCCAAACGCGGGGTCGACATCGGTGCGCTGAAGATCGAGAAGATCGAGGAGAGTGGCTCCCGCGCCCGCCAGAAGATCCAGGTCCGCCAGGGCATCGACCAGGACACGGCCCGGAAGCTCGTCAAGCAGATCAAGGACAGTAAACTCAAGGTCCAGGCCAGCATCCAGGGTGATCAGGTGCGCATCACCGGCAAGAAGCGCGACGACCTGCAGGAGGCCATCGCCCTGCTGAAGAAAGCCGACATCGGGCTGCCGCTGCAGTATCAGAATTTCCGGGATTGAGGTCTTTCGTTAACCACCAAGGACACGAAGGACACGAAGGAAAGTCTGTTTCATGTAACACCGCCAAATAGCGTAACCTGGATGACGCGCAGCGGAATCCGGGAATCCAGTTCGACGCCTGCCCTTGCGACATTTCGTGGTTTTACATTCGATGGGATCTCCCCTTTGTGTCCTTCGTGTCCTTGGTGGTTAACAGTGCGGTTGACAACGATCAATCCCACAGCGTCACCGCGACGCCCCGTTTCCGGGTGCGGGTGGGAATCATGGATAACGGCCCCGGGCGGCACCACCGCCAAACCATGGTTTTAACTCTACGGCCGGCCTGAGCTAGAATACGGCCCTTCGATCGCCCGGCCCGGCGCAAGTCTGGCCCCCAGAATCCAATGACCCCGTACGAGAGTCCGCAGATGACCGACACCACCACCGCACGGCGCCCCAGCCAGCTCTCCTTCGAGGAACTCCTCAGCTGTGCCCGTGGCGAGATGTTCGGGCCCGGTAACGCCCAGTTGCCACTGCCGCCGATGCTGATGTTCGATCGCATCACCCACATCAGCGAGCAAGGCGGCGCGCATGGCAAGGGCGAGATCC is part of the Gammaproteobacteria bacterium genome and harbors:
- a CDS encoding YajQ family cyclic di-GMP-binding protein, which codes for MPSFDVVSEVDLHEVNNAADQANREIGTRFDFKGSDAKVEIVDDTLTLDAQSAFQVDQMRDILEKKLAKRGVDIGALKIEKIEESGSRARQKIQVRQGIDQDTARKLVKQIKDSKLKVQASIQGDQVRITGKKRDDLQEAIALLKKADIGLPLQYQNFRD